The DNA window CTGGGCGCTGCCTTCACTGCCCAGATGCAGCGGGAACTGTCGCCCTACCGCGTGAACCGCTTCGTGCAGATTGGCCAGGATCACTCCGGCGTCGACCGTCGCGACATTGGCGGCTCGGTCGATGCTGCGGATCTGGTTCATGCGGCGCAGCGAGAGGACGATGCCGGACTTGTCCGCCTTCCGGCTGTCGGGAACCGCCCCGTAGCAAAGCCCCGTGTTGCCCCCTTGAGGGAAGACCGGCTGTCGCTCGGCGGTCGCGAGGCGCATCACGGCGGCCACTTCATCGGTCGTGGCCGGCAGGACCACGCAGAGAGCCCGACCCTGCTTGCGGCCCCGCCAATCTGTCAGATACGGCTCCATCTCGCTCTGGTCGGTGATCAGGCCCTTGCTTCCGACGATATCCCGCAGCCGGTCGATCATGCTGGTCTCCGATCAGGCGAGAGCAGCCGACTGGGCTTGCTTCGCGACCGCTTCCAGTTTCGCCAGCGTGTCGGCGCTGGGCCCCTGCAGCGGCAGCCGCACCCCGCCGACGGGCATCCCGGCCATGGCCATATAGCTTTTCAGCGGTCCCGGATTCGTCTCCAGGAAGATGGTGTCGATCACGGGATCGATGCGGTTCTGCAGCGCCAGCGCCTCGTTTAGTTTTCCATTCCGGGCCAATTCGAAGATTTGCAGCCAGATCTTCGGATAAATCGAGGCCGATGCGAGCACGCCGCCCTTCGCCCCGAGTGCCACGTGGGTCGCAAAGAGTGGCTCCTCACCGCTCAGGATGGCGATCCTGTCGCCGACATATTTGATCGTCTTGATGTATTCCGGCATGTCGTAGGACGAGAACTTCATGCCGATGATCGAGCCGTCCTCGGTCATGGCCTGCACGCCCTCGGCGGTCACGGCGACGGTCGTCCGGCGCGGGATCTGGTAGAGCATCACCGGAAGATCGACTGCGTCACGATAGGCGCGGAAGTAGGAGCGCATGCCGTCCTGGGTGCCAGAGGCATAATAGGGCGTGACCGTCATCACGGCCCCCGCGCCAGCCTCGGCGAAGTCACGGCCCGCCTCGACGGCATCTTCAAACCCGGTGGAGAGCACGCCCGGGATCACCGGCTTGCCGCCAGCCGCTTCGACACAGGCCGCTACGATGGCCTTACGCTCCTGGCGGGACAGAGCAGGATACTCTCCGGTTCCGCCGATCGGCACGATCCCGGATGCGCCGGCCTCCAGCTGATACCGGACCAGCTTCTTCAAGCCGGCGATATCGACCTGACGATCGGCCGTCATCGGAGTGACGATTGCCGTATAGAGGCCGGTGAGCTGATCGTGCGTGAGTGCCATCGTAGGTCCTGTCAATACGTTCCCGTCGAGCAAGCCGAATGGCTGCTCGCCCAGTGATCTGGTGCATTTGAGAGAGGGGCTCTTGGAGCGAGGAAGCCCAGAGAGCGATGTTCCGCGACTGACCTCAACGATTATCCAGGGTCGGACACGTGTCAATACGAAAGTGAAAATTTTTCCGATAGTATAATTCGTATCTCATACGCGTGTTTTTCCTTGCATCTTCGAAAGGTTGAGCTACCGATATAAAGGCACGCTGCTCCTTGCTTCGGCCTAGAGCAGCGTCTGGCAGGCAAGAAGGGAAACCGATGTCCGAGGCATCGCTCAAAGATCAAGGGGAGCTGATTCAGGACGTGATCCGGCGCATCGACGTCGGTGCGCGCCGTTCCGAGCTCGATCATCCGGCGGAAGACGTCAATATCGGCGCGCGGCTGAACCAGATCCGGAAGGATCGGCAGATGACCCTCCAGGAGGCGAGCCGTGCCACGGGGGTTTCCGCCTCGGCCTTCTCCAAGATCGAACGGAACGAGTTATCTCCCACCATCTCGACGTTGCAGCGCATCGCACAGGGGTTGGGAGTCGAACTGGTCGCCCTGCTCAGCGAACAGGAAAGCGGTGTGGTCAACTACGGCCGCCGCAGCGTGTCGCGCGCTGGCGAGGGGAACCCTCACAAGACGATTACCTGCAACAACACGCTGCTGTGTCCTGACCTGCGCAATAAGCGCATCACCCCGATCCTGACACGGGTGACGGCGCGATCGCCCGAGGATTATCGTTCCTGGGCCAAGTCGGAGGCGGAAATCTTCCTGATGGTGCTGGAGGGGACACTCGTCGTTCACAGCCGGCTCTATGAGCCCCTGACCCTGAACGCGGGAGACTCGATGTACTACGACGCGAACTCCGAACATGTCTGGACGTCCGTCGGACCAGAGGACGCCAAGGTGCTCTGGGTTCTGACCGTCACCTGAGTACGGAGCTCAGAGCATGGGACAGCTCCTCAATGCAGCGGATTTCAGGCACGCGGCGCAGCGGCGGTTGCCCCGAGGGCTGTTCGAGTATATCGACCGCGGCGCGGAGGATGAGCTGGCGTTAAGCAATCTGCGCCGCAGTCTCGATGCAATCCGCCTTTCACCTCGTGTGTTGACGGGGCATCCCGAACGCGATCTGCGCGTTCGTGTAATGGAGCGGGAGATCGCGATGCCCGTGGTTGTCGCTCCGACTGCTCTCGCTGGTCTCGTCGCCTATGACGGCGAAGCGAAACTCGCTCGCGCAGCGGCACGGCAGGGAGTTCCGTTTTGTATCTCGACCCAGTCGATCACGACGATTGAAGAGGTGCGCGCAGGCGCTCCCGATGCCGATTTGTGGTTCCAGCTCTACCTCTGGAAGGATCGTGAGCTGACCCGCAAGCTTCTCGATCGTGTCTGGGCCTGCAACGTGACGACCCTAGTGGTCACGGCCGACACACCCATCGGCCCTAAACGCGAGTACAACCAGCGCAACGGCTTCTCCATTCCTTTCATCTATTCCTTGCGGGCTGCTCTTGATGTCGCCATGCGCCCGCGCTGGCTGGCCGGAGTGCTTCTGCGCTATCTTCATACGACCGGGATGCCCACTTATGGCCATTACCCTGAGGAGTTCCGCAGCGCGATCACCCGACCGTCCATTGTCGAGGCTGTGAAGCTGGAGAACCTCCTGAACTGGGACGACCTGC is part of the Microvirga terrae genome and encodes:
- a CDS encoding helix-turn-helix domain-containing protein produces the protein MSEASLKDQGELIQDVIRRIDVGARRSELDHPAEDVNIGARLNQIRKDRQMTLQEASRATGVSASAFSKIERNELSPTISTLQRIAQGLGVELVALLSEQESGVVNYGRRSVSRAGEGNPHKTITCNNTLLCPDLRNKRITPILTRVTARSPEDYRSWAKSEAEIFLMVLEGTLVVHSRLYEPLTLNAGDSMYYDANSEHVWTSVGPEDAKVLWVLTVT
- the dapA gene encoding 4-hydroxy-tetrahydrodipicolinate synthase encodes the protein MALTHDQLTGLYTAIVTPMTADRQVDIAGLKKLVRYQLEAGASGIVPIGGTGEYPALSRQERKAIVAACVEAAGGKPVIPGVLSTGFEDAVEAGRDFAEAGAGAVMTVTPYYASGTQDGMRSYFRAYRDAVDLPVMLYQIPRRTTVAVTAEGVQAMTEDGSIIGMKFSSYDMPEYIKTIKYVGDRIAILSGEEPLFATHVALGAKGGVLASASIYPKIWLQIFELARNGKLNEALALQNRIDPVIDTIFLETNPGPLKSYMAMAGMPVGGVRLPLQGPSADTLAKLEAVAKQAQSAALA
- a CDS encoding alpha-hydroxy acid oxidase, which produces MGQLLNAADFRHAAQRRLPRGLFEYIDRGAEDELALSNLRRSLDAIRLSPRVLTGHPERDLRVRVMEREIAMPVVVAPTALAGLVAYDGEAKLARAAARQGVPFCISTQSITTIEEVRAGAPDADLWFQLYLWKDRELTRKLLDRVWACNVTTLVVTADTPIGPKREYNQRNGFSIPFIYSLRAALDVAMRPRWLAGVLLRYLHTTGMPTYGHYPEEFRSAITRPSIVEAVKLENLLNWDDLRILRQQWKGRLIVKGILHPQDAREAADLGADGIVISAHGGRNLDIAPVPAEVLPDIADAVGNRLEILADSGVRRGSDVLKYISLGAQAVMLGRLPLWGLAAGDEKGADQMLAMIRTEIDMTLTMLGVRRPEDCRGLPIRSTWI